Proteins co-encoded in one Chitinophagales bacterium genomic window:
- a CDS encoding LamG-like jellyroll fold domain-containing protein — MKQLILLLTAAIFTLAVTSNTFAQITVKGDTIEVQTFTFADEGPPAWGSYSGTFDFPPAGESYRKVLMYQTLKCDPSTKQDNFNCGEWDYLTYTYLTDSTGIMDSTKRTHPNFWVNGSPKDKFAYTSSPTFTTYQEEQKRVNYIDTTDYQLSVVGEGTTAIGFPLQTSQQKGKSQFLWRQDELLATGLVAGNVHGLKLQLGEMNMPQTVHYLTIRIKNTTLNELDTDRYEKDNFANVYRLNTALEADENGWVSFHFSTPFFWTGVTGIAAEFSWDEMPEGSTDYTVLSEDEGWKTSVYTTANEEAYFDFDGNGDYLDLGNEVQIEGNAPRTIEAWAYAESFNNAGIFQAGTTGTAGKDFSLRTTTTDNNWRVQQWGTGFDFDVTLPNSKNAWHHYCLTYDGAVTRLYYDGELVAQNTATLNTGDASLLMGRWNGSSYDGKIDEVRVWDVALQQADIKAWMEKQDLSGHPNINNLQAQYSFNGSNGVFVKDGTGKQADGVVRGDASRQKIAATDLFRNIEVSQQRPNVAFEQGTFTTNIEVNIAERMEENMPVLLTLFDNLHGQIIADDAQNHPTIPTDELIVWESDIYNYTFNENGEAIDSTYSTPEKTLIRQDKDYYSNIVRYELGRFITPYGINLDLGPEGFTWVFDVTDYAPLLHDKVYLQSGNAQELLDLKFVMIKGTPPRDVISVSNVWAGSFQYTAFLDDTRGEPRQINIPSEGKYFRVKTRTTGHGFGTNNENCAEFCRKEHRLNINGERKFAWDLWEECSNNPVFPQGGTWIYDRAGWCPGMDVRTYDHELTPYVTPGDKVVFDYEIEEPVLAPNGNWVMETQLVTYGEANFQLDAAISDIIAPNDKDVYSRLNPICDNPIIEIQNTGATTLQSVLITYGIYGPGGIELLPCYYRWSGNLKFMEKEIVELPLFNWIGFEKDNPRFWVRLSQPNIGNDEYAANDYMETHFTTPVLYDDGNLALNFRTNNFGGENYYELMNDKGEILYSRYNLSSNTTYTDLFELDRGCYVLRFEDTDDDGLNFFANNDGNGFVRLRDKNNNLLVEFERDYGDGITYHFTVDYDMSADFLGVVCDDITDIDEVDVTNLRAINIYPNPTRDKVSIDLDLKQAEEVNLTIYNALGQAVLTIDYDHLQKEALQVDMPKAAGVYHVVVKTKTELFSREVVVLE, encoded by the coding sequence ATGAAACAACTGATACTCCTTCTAACTGCTGCAATTTTTACCCTTGCAGTCACCTCCAACACTTTCGCCCAAATCACAGTGAAAGGCGATACTATTGAGGTTCAAACTTTTACCTTTGCAGATGAAGGGCCGCCAGCTTGGGGTAGTTACAGTGGTACTTTCGATTTTCCTCCTGCGGGGGAATCCTACCGCAAGGTATTGATGTACCAAACCCTCAAATGTGACCCAAGTACCAAACAGGATAACTTCAACTGTGGAGAATGGGACTACTTGACCTATACCTATTTGACGGACTCAACAGGCATCATGGATTCGACCAAACGTACTCACCCCAATTTTTGGGTCAATGGCAGTCCAAAAGATAAATTTGCCTATACTAGTTCGCCCACTTTCACCACTTACCAAGAAGAACAAAAAAGGGTGAATTATATAGACACAACTGATTATCAACTATCAGTTGTGGGAGAAGGAACAACTGCAATTGGTTTTCCGCTTCAAACAAGTCAGCAAAAAGGAAAATCACAATTTCTTTGGCGACAAGATGAACTCCTTGCAACAGGATTGGTGGCAGGAAATGTTCATGGTTTAAAACTGCAATTGGGAGAAATGAACATGCCACAAACGGTTCATTATTTGACCATTCGCATCAAAAACACAACGCTCAATGAATTGGACACCGACCGATACGAAAAAGACAACTTTGCGAACGTTTACCGCCTCAATACCGCATTGGAGGCAGACGAAAATGGCTGGGTAAGTTTTCACTTTAGCACACCTTTTTTCTGGACGGGTGTGACTGGTATTGCAGCAGAATTTAGCTGGGATGAAATGCCTGAAGGAAGCACTGATTATACGGTTTTATCGGAAGATGAAGGTTGGAAAACAAGTGTTTATACGACGGCAAATGAAGAGGCATATTTTGACTTTGATGGCAATGGTGATTATTTGGACTTGGGCAATGAGGTACAAATTGAAGGAAATGCACCTCGTACGATTGAAGCATGGGCTTATGCCGAAAGTTTCAACAATGCAGGTATTTTTCAAGCGGGAACAACGGGAACTGCTGGCAAAGATTTCTCATTGCGAACGACAACTACTGACAATAACTGGCGTGTGCAACAATGGGGCACAGGCTTTGATTTTGATGTGACACTACCGAATAGCAAAAATGCTTGGCACCACTACTGCCTCACTTATGATGGTGCGGTCACACGATTGTATTATGATGGTGAGTTGGTGGCGCAGAATACGGCCACTTTGAATACAGGTGATGCCTCTTTGCTTATGGGGCGTTGGAATGGAAGTTCTTACGATGGGAAAATCGATGAAGTACGGGTCTGGGATGTGGCTTTGCAGCAAGCAGACATCAAAGCATGGATGGAAAAACAAGATCTTTCGGGGCATCCAAACATTAACAATTTGCAGGCGCAGTATTCCTTCAATGGTAGCAATGGCGTGTTTGTCAAAGATGGAACGGGCAAACAAGCCGATGGTGTGGTAAGAGGCGATGCAAGTCGCCAAAAGATAGCTGCAACTGATTTGTTCCGAAACATTGAAGTGAGCCAACAACGCCCGAACGTTGCATTTGAGCAAGGAACGTTTACCACCAACATTGAAGTGAACATTGCAGAAAGAATGGAAGAAAATATGCCTGTTCTATTGACTTTATTTGACAATCTGCATGGTCAAATCATTGCAGACGATGCACAGAATCACCCTACGATTCCGACAGATGAATTGATCGTTTGGGAATCAGATATTTACAACTACACCTTCAATGAAAATGGTGAGGCAATAGATTCGACTTATAGCACACCCGAAAAAACCTTGATTCGCCAAGACAAAGATTATTATAGCAACATTGTGCGCTACGAATTGGGACGTTTTATCACGCCTTATGGAATCAATCTTGACCTTGGACCAGAAGGTTTTACATGGGTTTTTGATGTGACTGATTACGCACCTTTGTTACACGACAAGGTGTATTTGCAGTCTGGCAATGCTCAGGAATTGTTGGATTTGAAGTTTGTGATGATCAAAGGAACGCCGCCGAGAGATGTTATCAGCGTCAGCAACGTTTGGGCGGGCAGTTTCCAATACACTGCTTTTTTGGATGATACAAGAGGAGAGCCTCGACAAATCAATATTCCTTCGGAAGGCAAGTATTTTCGAGTGAAAACCCGCACAACGGGGCATGGTTTTGGTACAAACAATGAAAACTGCGCCGAATTTTGCCGCAAAGAACACCGATTGAACATCAATGGAGAACGCAAATTTGCATGGGATTTGTGGGAAGAATGTTCCAATAACCCTGTCTTTCCTCAGGGTGGAACGTGGATTTATGATCGGGCTGGATGGTGTCCTGGTATGGATGTTCGGACCTACGACCACGAACTTACGCCTTATGTAACGCCTGGCGATAAGGTGGTTTTTGATTACGAAATTGAAGAACCTGTTTTGGCTCCAAATGGCAACTGGGTGATGGAAACGCAGTTGGTGACTTACGGTGAGGCCAATTTTCAGTTAGATGCTGCTATTTCGGACATCATTGCACCGAATGACAAAGATGTTTACAGCCGCCTTAATCCGATTTGTGACAATCCTATTATTGAAATCCAAAACACTGGTGCGACAACACTGCAATCGGTCTTGATTACCTACGGTATTTATGGTCCAGGAGGAATTGAATTGTTGCCTTGTTATTACCGTTGGTCGGGTAATTTGAAGTTTATGGAAAAGGAAATCGTGGAGTTGCCGCTCTTCAATTGGATTGGTTTTGAGAAAGACAACCCTCGTTTTTGGGTGCGTTTGAGTCAGCCCAATATAGGGAATGATGAATATGCTGCCAACGACTACATGGAAACCCATTTCACTACACCTGTTTTGTATGATGATGGTAATTTGGCTCTGAATTTTCGCACCAATAATTTTGGAGGAGAAAATTACTACGAATTGATGAATGACAAAGGGGAGATTTTATATTCTCGCTACAACCTGTCGAGCAATACGACTTATACCGACTTGTTTGAGTTGGATAGAGGTTGTTATGTTTTGCGGTTTGAAGATACAGATGATGATGGTTTGAACTTTTTTGCGAACAACGATGGTAATGGTTTTGTGCGGCTTAGAGATAAAAACAACAATCTTTTGGTGGAGTTTGAGCGGGATTATGGGGATGGCATTACCTATCATTTTACGGTCGACTACGATATGTCGGCTGATTTCTTAGGTGTGGTTTGTGATGACATTACGGACATTGACGAAGTGGATGTAACCAACCTGAGAGCCATCAATATCTATCCAAATCCTACTCGTGATAAGGTGAGCATTGACCTTGATTTGAAGCAAGCAGAAGAGGTGAACCTAACGATTTACAATGCACTTGGACAAGCAGTTTTGACTATAGATTATGACCATTTGCAGAAGGAGGCATTGCAGGTAGATATGCCAAAAGCGGCGGGGGTCTATCATGTAGTAGTGAAAACTAAAACTGAGTTGTTTTCAAGAGAGGTAGTGGTTTTGGAGTAG
- a CDS encoding serine protease, translated as MKNFLLKKLILILFLFSCITMKGKTSSFNNLSDLLQGVKYVSIDLLTLENDNSPLLKEIKLSFSKYLREIGFEYVAFSPNEKEYLSQKITTYCDLVEIDFKFRYAYNILDNMELIFHFCEGKNIQVSFSQYIRTDSFLSQSLLAIWSNSEFQRPNYNPLYRLTIPRNPIKYAEKTLQWVMKDAKMQFIEGIYQASDLKSTNIYRNVRVAIFRNHTYGFDILYLSGAPNSLDWTEGEIMGYIADKLPDDSFFAFNHVNWHFLNKKTSFEAHIVFKGQQKKQFLLSFSDSDLLLSFTKIPEAPILSCTEAFSYGSGIALTTDGYIITNQHVVESAECIQVETNDGIVYDADLILENRKEDIAILKINDQRFYSLPPLVYSFQKNQAEIGEHIFTLGYPNYSKDHAMKLRTGDITAQNGYDGNPNTYETSLNVQPGSSGGAALSSSGELIGLVKSKYTQSPNISFIIKSSVLQKIVHTFLPTIQLPNSIALKNLPLKEQIKLLKPFIFHIKSLK; from the coding sequence ATGAAAAATTTTCTCCTAAAAAAACTTATACTAATACTGTTTCTTTTTTCGTGTATCACAATGAAGGGTAAAACTTCTTCCTTCAATAACCTATCTGATTTACTGCAAGGTGTTAAATATGTATCCATAGATTTACTTACACTTGAAAATGATAATTCTCCGTTGTTAAAAGAAATAAAACTTTCATTTTCAAAGTACTTGCGAGAAATAGGTTTTGAATATGTAGCATTTAGTCCCAATGAAAAGGAATATTTATCACAAAAAATAACCACCTACTGTGATTTAGTAGAAATTGACTTCAAATTTCGATACGCCTATAACATACTGGATAATATGGAGTTAATCTTTCATTTTTGTGAAGGAAAAAACATTCAAGTATCTTTTAGTCAATATATTAGAACAGATTCTTTCTTATCACAGAGTCTTTTGGCTATCTGGTCAAACAGTGAATTTCAAAGACCTAATTATAATCCCTTATATCGGCTTACTATCCCACGAAATCCCATAAAATATGCTGAAAAAACATTGCAGTGGGTAATGAAAGATGCAAAAATGCAATTCATTGAAGGAATATACCAAGCATCTGACTTAAAATCAACAAATATTTATAGAAATGTAAGGGTGGCAATTTTCAGAAATCACACTTACGGCTTTGATATTCTTTATTTAAGCGGTGCTCCCAACTCTCTTGACTGGACAGAAGGAGAAATAATGGGTTATATTGCAGATAAACTTCCTGACGACAGTTTTTTTGCTTTTAACCATGTGAATTGGCATTTTTTAAACAAAAAAACCTCTTTTGAAGCCCATATTGTATTCAAAGGACAACAAAAAAAACAATTTCTATTGAGTTTTAGCGATTCAGACTTGCTCCTTTCATTCACCAAAATCCCCGAAGCCCCTATCCTTTCATGTACCGAAGCTTTTTCGTATGGTAGCGGCATAGCATTGACAACTGACGGTTATATCATTACTAATCAACATGTTGTAGAATCAGCAGAGTGTATTCAGGTGGAAACAAATGATGGCATAGTGTATGATGCAGATTTGATTTTGGAGAACAGAAAAGAAGACATTGCTATTCTAAAAATAAATGACCAAAGATTTTACTCCTTACCTCCTCTCGTTTATTCTTTTCAAAAAAATCAAGCAGAAATTGGTGAGCATATATTCACATTGGGTTATCCCAATTATTCAAAAGACCATGCAATGAAATTGAGGACTGGGGATATTACTGCACAAAATGGCTATGATGGTAATCCCAATACCTATGAAACAAGCCTCAATGTTCAGCCAGGCAGTAGCGGTGGTGCTGCTCTTAGTTCATCGGGAGAATTGATTGGTTTGGTCAAATCTAAATATACCCAATCACCTAACATTAGCTTTATTATCAAATCTTCTGTGTTGCAAAAAATAGTTCATACTTTTTTACCAACAATCCAACTACCCAACTCCATTGCTTTGAAAAACCTACCATTGAAGGAACAAATAAAATTATTAAAGCCTTTTATATTTCACATAAAATCCTTAAAATAA
- a CDS encoding serine protease, with protein sequence MNNLLTKYIFITIILISAKSSAYTLSELPPNLNNPVRYSEQTINFMLSNKKMDAIEGKYRCISQNDRQHHRIAIIKNQTDDYLVIFLHGASYFMDWQQGDEMGFIPKNSELQSQYYYAKLRWFLPNRILSTCANLAFSGINRNKLLLSFSDHPDILVRYEKEISQKGNNIHLPKTINENSEPTKNSIDDHRSNNNSLQKNMIDEPNSISYGSSVAISKDGYIVTNEHVVNGAKNFEVTQYQWGDSVTYDAQLIYTDAMNDIAVLKINDHHFSGFDEIPYSISTDMAEQGEDVYTLGYPLCEQLGKEVKLEKGLINSPYGYGDDAKAYGTNIKLLPGNSGGPLFSLSGNLEGIVYSRFSESDNMSYAIRSQVLVGILHHLSVPIPNQDKISHLPLTEQVKKLKPFAFRVAAYK encoded by the coding sequence ATGAATAATTTATTAACAAAATACATATTCATTACTATAATACTTATTTCTGCAAAATCAAGTGCCTATACTCTTTCAGAATTGCCTCCAAATTTGAACAACCCTGTACGCTATTCAGAACAAACCATCAACTTTATGTTATCCAATAAAAAAATGGATGCCATTGAAGGGAAGTATAGATGTATAAGTCAAAACGACCGACAACACCATAGAATAGCCATCATAAAAAATCAAACCGACGATTACTTGGTCATCTTTCTTCATGGAGCTAGTTACTTTATGGACTGGCAGCAAGGAGATGAAATGGGATTCATTCCAAAAAATTCGGAGTTGCAAAGCCAATATTATTATGCAAAGTTGAGGTGGTTTCTACCCAATAGAATACTAAGTACATGTGCGAATCTTGCTTTTTCAGGAATCAATAGAAACAAACTTCTTTTAAGTTTCAGTGATCACCCAGACATACTTGTTCGGTACGAAAAAGAGATTTCTCAAAAAGGCAACAATATACATCTTCCAAAAACCATTAATGAAAATTCTGAACCAACCAAAAATAGTATTGATGATCATCGCAGTAACAACAATTCTCTTCAAAAAAATATGATAGACGAACCCAATTCAATTTCGTATGGCAGCAGCGTGGCTATTTCAAAGGATGGCTATATTGTGACAAATGAGCATGTTGTAAATGGTGCAAAAAACTTTGAAGTAACACAATATCAATGGGGAGACTCCGTAACCTACGATGCTCAACTGATTTATACGGATGCTATGAATGATATCGCCGTATTGAAGATTAATGATCATCATTTCTCAGGCTTTGATGAAATCCCTTATTCCATTTCCACAGATATGGCAGAACAAGGGGAAGATGTTTACACATTGGGCTATCCATTGTGTGAACAATTGGGCAAAGAAGTAAAATTGGAAAAAGGGCTTATCAATTCCCCCTATGGTTATGGAGATGATGCAAAAGCGTATGGTACCAATATCAAACTATTACCAGGCAATAGCGGCGGCCCATTGTTTAGTTTATCCGGCAATTTGGAGGGCATTGTTTATTCTCGTTTTTCGGAATCTGACAACATGAGTTATGCCATCAGAAGTCAGGTCTTGGTCGGAATTTTACACCATCTATCTGTTCCCATTCCAAATCAAGATAAAATTTCTCACCTTCCACTTACCGAACAAGTTAAGAAATTAAAGCCTTTTGCCTTTCGTGTAGCGGCTTATAAGTAA
- a CDS encoding T9SS type A sorting domain-containing protein, whose translation MAYTLNNYTYPLIMNFDVNGNLLWTKHITSDLFAINYVRDIDKIEGGYVLTGYKFSPVPQYGWLVTIDEEGNFCEELGCVETVVDIENTETQRHRVFLQISPNPVRGQATIQYQIPKDGVLKVYDYQGREIGYWILDSGDSEMNLNIEGWESGLYLHKVSIEGKEVSSGKLIIEN comes from the coding sequence GTGGCTTATACTCTTAATAATTACACCTATCCTTTGATAATGAACTTTGATGTGAATGGGAATCTACTTTGGACGAAACATATTACTTCTGACTTATTTGCAATTAACTATGTAAGGGATATAGATAAAATTGAAGGAGGCTATGTATTGACGGGCTACAAATTTTCTCCTGTTCCTCAGTATGGTTGGTTGGTGACGATAGACGAAGAAGGTAATTTCTGTGAGGAATTGGGGTGTGTAGAAACAGTGGTGGATATTGAGAACACAGAGACACAGAGACACAGAGTTTTTTTGCAGATTAGTCCCAATCCTGTTCGGGGTCAGGCTACAATTCAGTATCAAATTCCCAAAGATGGCGTATTGAAGGTGTATGATTATCAGGGACGAGAAATTGGATATTGGATATTAGATAGTGGCGATTCGGAAATGAATTTGAATATTGAAGGTTGGGAAAGTGGATTGTATTTGCACAAAGTAAGCATTGAAGGGAAGGAAGTGAGCAGTGGGAAGTTGATAATTGAAAATTGA
- a CDS encoding SPASM domain-containing protein: MSNFHFSDTINFLSKLTAKRIWNGIKILSSFYYSKWKQEAHQWGLPFTVSFEPTTSCNLRCPECPSGLRSFTRPTGMLQKDFFRDSIAELSDHLVYLYFYFQGEPYLNPDFLEMVKYASDRGIYTVTSTNAHFLNDANAKRTIEAGLDRIIISIDGTTQETYQSYRVGGKLTKVLEGTKNLVAWKKELKSKTPHIIFQFLVVKPNEHQIDDVLQLGKEMGVDQVVFKTAQVYEYENGNPLIPTIDKYARYAKQSDGTYTIKNKLMNHCWKLWHSCVITWDGKIVPCCFDKDASHQLGDLKFETFKEVWQGEPYNRFRRALLKSRKEIDICANCSEGTKVWA; the protein is encoded by the coding sequence ATGTCAAATTTTCATTTTTCTGATACTATTAATTTTCTATCCAAACTCACTGCAAAGCGTATTTGGAATGGAATAAAAATTTTATCTTCTTTTTACTACTCCAAATGGAAACAAGAAGCCCATCAATGGGGATTGCCTTTCACCGTTTCGTTCGAGCCAACTACCTCCTGCAATTTGCGCTGCCCCGAATGTCCGAGCGGTCTGCGTTCCTTCACCAGACCAACAGGTATGTTGCAAAAAGATTTTTTTAGGGACAGCATTGCAGAATTATCAGACCACCTTGTGTATCTCTATTTCTATTTTCAGGGCGAACCCTACCTCAATCCCGATTTTTTGGAAATGGTCAAATATGCATCAGATAGAGGAATTTATACGGTAACTTCAACCAACGCCCATTTTCTAAACGATGCAAACGCTAAAAGAACAATTGAAGCAGGATTGGATCGAATCATTATTTCGATTGATGGCACTACACAAGAAACCTATCAGTCGTATAGAGTGGGCGGAAAATTGACCAAAGTATTGGAGGGAACAAAAAACCTAGTGGCGTGGAAAAAGGAATTGAAGTCGAAAACACCGCACATCATTTTTCAATTTTTGGTCGTCAAACCCAACGAACACCAAATTGACGATGTGCTGCAATTGGGAAAAGAAATGGGCGTGGATCAGGTGGTCTTCAAAACGGCACAGGTCTATGAATACGAAAATGGCAACCCATTGATTCCTACAATTGACAAATATGCTCGCTATGCCAAACAATCGGACGGTACTTACACCATCAAAAATAAACTAATGAACCACTGTTGGAAACTATGGCATTCTTGCGTCATCACTTGGGATGGCAAAATCGTTCCTTGCTGTTTTGACAAAGATGCGAGTCATCAACTCGGTGATTTGAAGTTTGAGACGTTCAAAGAGGTTTGGCAAGGTGAACCCTACAATAGGTTCAGGCGTGCGCTGCTGAAGTCACGCAAGGAGATTGACATCTGCGCCAATTGTTCGGAAGGAACGAAGGTTTGGGCGTAA
- a CDS encoding trypsin-like peptidase domain-containing protein, producing MKYLSFLFLWFTHMTASAINMDAPLQIDLHKLLTGVQYVIIEVSPEKQTQVDRNGDNVIEHFSIYFKQLGIKDVAFRSDEKEKLLRNVNSICDIAWMQISMTETDEYYTDINFIFRSCLNDKITVPYMGIIYKDENELINMGAILQKIYRHELIYQPHNRLKLPTNKMLASEHVVMQNLVNKTPEFLEGIYEEVFNPLKPVPEKYKIAILKNNRKTYDVIYLEGATNAADWIEGEYMGEIFPSKDKFLYRQVNWSSFDKKIMPAFITFETETSFAINFNDSDVRSLYVKRTVKEILAAQNPSAPIDAAGSGIAISKEGYIITNYHVIKNAKRIEVELHPERIPTTYNARIVGEDPTTDIAILKIDDLNFSSLPNLPYAFQPALVDVGEEVFTLGYPLTATMGSEIKLTDGLISSRTGYQGDANTYQISVPVQPGNSGGPLFDKTGQLIGVIKAKHANAENAGYAVKSRSTLNLIELLPEHIDLPTQNLLQGMSLTEQVKILSNFVFYIKVYKE from the coding sequence ATGAAATATTTATCCTTTTTATTTTTATGGTTCACCCACATGACTGCATCTGCTATCAACATGGATGCTCCTTTACAAATTGACTTACACAAATTACTGACTGGTGTTCAATATGTTATTATTGAAGTAAGCCCCGAAAAACAAACTCAAGTAGATAGAAACGGAGACAATGTTATTGAGCATTTCAGTATTTACTTCAAACAACTGGGTATCAAAGACGTAGCATTTAGATCTGATGAGAAAGAGAAATTGCTTCGAAATGTAAATTCTATTTGTGATATTGCTTGGATGCAAATTTCGATGACCGAAACAGATGAATATTACACTGATATTAATTTCATTTTTCGTTCTTGCTTAAACGATAAAATAACAGTTCCCTACATGGGAATCATCTACAAAGACGAAAATGAATTGATAAACATGGGGGCAATCTTACAAAAAATTTACCGCCATGAACTCATCTATCAACCACACAATCGCTTAAAACTCCCTACCAACAAGATGCTCGCTTCTGAGCATGTAGTCATGCAAAACTTAGTCAATAAAACGCCTGAATTTTTAGAAGGAATTTATGAGGAAGTTTTCAACCCGCTCAAACCTGTTCCCGAAAAATATAAAATTGCTATTCTAAAAAACAACCGTAAAACCTACGATGTCATCTATTTAGAGGGTGCTACCAACGCTGCAGATTGGATTGAGGGGGAATACATGGGCGAAATTTTTCCAAGTAAAGACAAATTTTTATACAGACAAGTAAACTGGTCTAGCTTTGACAAAAAAATAATGCCTGCCTTTATTACCTTCGAAACCGAAACATCCTTTGCCATCAACTTCAATGACAGTGATGTGCGAAGTCTGTATGTTAAACGGACTGTCAAAGAAATATTGGCTGCTCAGAATCCCTCTGCACCTATTGATGCAGCAGGCAGTGGCATTGCAATTTCGAAAGAAGGATACATTATTACCAACTACCATGTCATCAAAAATGCCAAAAGAATAGAAGTAGAACTTCACCCAGAACGCATTCCCACTACCTACAATGCCCGAATCGTTGGCGAAGATCCCACAACCGATATTGCCATATTGAAGATTGACGACCTCAACTTTAGCTCCCTGCCCAATCTACCCTACGCTTTTCAGCCAGCACTCGTTGATGTAGGAGAAGAAGTATTCACACTCGGCTACCCACTGACTGCTACAATGGGTTCAGAAATCAAATTAACAGATGGTTTAATCAGTTCGAGAACAGGCTATCAAGGTGATGCCAATACTTATCAAATATCTGTGCCTGTGCAACCTGGAAATAGCGGAGGCCCCTTGTTTGACAAAACGGGACAGTTGATCGGTGTCATCAAAGCCAAACACGCCAACGCCGAAAATGCGGGTTATGCCGTCAAATCAAGAAGCACGCTCAACCTAATCGAACTCCTCCCCGAACATATCGACCTTCCTACTCAAAACCTCTTACAGGGAATGTCGCTGACCGAACAAGTCAAAATCCTATCTAATTTTGTTTTTTATATCAAGGTTTATAAGGAGTGA
- the cysS gene encoding cysteine--tRNA ligase — protein MKSDLKIYNSLTRQKEVFVAENPPHVGMYVCGPTVYSDAHLGNCRTFMFFDVVYRYLTHLGYKVRYVRNITDVGHLEDEVAGEGEDKISKKARLEQLEPMEIVQNYTNGFHHVMRQINNLEPSIEPTATGHIVEQIELVQKIIDAGYGYESEGSVYFDVMKYAEKYPYGELSGKVLDDLQNNSRELSGQQEKRNPVDFSIWKKANPEHIMRWNSPWGVGFPGWHLECTVMSTKYLGETFDIHGGGMDLQFPHHECEIAQSVAGIGCAPVKYWIHTNMLTVEGKKMSKSLGNSFLPHELFSGNHPSLEQGYSPMTVRFFFLQAHYRSTVDFSNEALKAAEKGYKRLMNAQNLLSKLEYTDGGTIDADLDNQIKEACDNCYTHINDDFNTAMALADLFELANKINAFSNKQLPLSAINEETFNYLKTTFNAFVTDILGLQDETSTTDDGLMDGLMDLLLNIRKEARENKDWATSDKIRDELKEIGVLVKDSKEGSSWVVL, from the coding sequence ATGAAAAGCGATCTGAAAATATACAATAGTTTAACAAGACAAAAAGAGGTTTTTGTAGCCGAAAATCCTCCGCACGTAGGTATGTATGTGTGTGGACCAACCGTTTACAGCGATGCACATTTGGGAAACTGTCGAACATTCATGTTTTTTGATGTGGTCTATCGCTACCTTACGCATTTGGGCTACAAGGTTCGTTATGTCCGCAACATTACGGATGTAGGACACCTCGAAGACGAAGTAGCGGGCGAAGGAGAAGACAAAATCTCCAAAAAAGCAAGATTGGAGCAGCTCGAACCCATGGAAATTGTGCAGAACTATACCAATGGTTTTCACCACGTAATGCGTCAAATCAACAACCTTGAACCCAGCATTGAACCCACTGCAACGGGGCATATTGTGGAGCAAATCGAGTTGGTTCAAAAAATCATTGACGCTGGATATGGCTACGAATCAGAAGGCTCGGTTTATTTTGATGTCATGAAATATGCCGAAAAATACCCTTATGGCGAATTATCGGGCAAGGTATTGGATGACCTTCAAAACAACAGCCGTGAACTTTCGGGGCAACAAGAAAAACGCAATCCCGTCGATTTTTCTATCTGGAAAAAAGCCAATCCCGAACACATCATGCGTTGGAATTCACCGTGGGGAGTAGGTTTTCCAGGCTGGCATTTGGAATGTACGGTCATGAGTACCAAGTACCTCGGAGAAACTTTTGACATACATGGCGGCGGAATGGATTTGCAGTTTCCACACCATGAGTGTGAAATTGCCCAATCTGTGGCAGGTATTGGCTGTGCGCCCGTCAAATATTGGATTCATACCAATATGCTTACCGTTGAAGGCAAAAAAATGAGTAAATCACTTGGTAATTCCTTCTTGCCACACGAACTTTTTTCGGGAAATCATCCGAGTCTTGAGCAGGGATATTCTCCAATGACTGTTCGTTTTTTCTTCCTGCAAGCCCACTACCGCAGCACCGTCGACTTCTCCAATGAGGCCCTCAAAGCTGCCGAAAAAGGCTACAAACGCTTGATGAATGCACAAAACTTGCTGTCAAAATTGGAATATACCGATGGAGGCACAATAGATGCAGACTTGGACAATCAAATCAAGGAGGCTTGTGACAACTGCTACACACACATCAACGACGACTTCAATACAGCAATGGCATTGGCAGATTTATTTGAATTGGCCAACAAAATCAATGCCTTTTCCAACAAACAATTGCCTTTGTCTGCCATCAATGAAGAAACCTTCAACTACTTGAAAACAACCTTCAATGCTTTTGTAACCGACATTTTGGGTCTTCAAGACGAAACTTCGACTACGGATGATGGTTTGATGGACGGCTTGATGGATTTGCTCTTGAACATCCGCAAGGAAGCAAGGGAAAACAAAGATTGGGCTACCTCTGATAAGATTCGGGATGAATTGAAGGAAATAGGCGTATTGGTGAAAGATAGCAAGGAAGGCAGCAGTTGGGTCGTTTTGTAA